A part of Pirellulaceae bacterium genomic DNA contains:
- a CDS encoding tetratricopeptide repeat protein, producing the protein MKKFSLSKLFRAHATPKLCGPSLADDGEKEIWVVPAPSPEHELREAAGQSSLNFLSYITEGKIAHEQGRLDEALELFQKAAALQPRNVEVHNLLGNLLQDLHQQSAAIACYQQAIELEPDYAPAHQNLGVICAANNQPHEALKHYEAAQASQPSPVNLVLGATMLPIMYQSQEQVDYWRERLEKRVAALADSGVKVDTSRSMIPSSFNFAYHGRNDRPVMQNLARIYHGVQSCPAAMGTNWRPQRSRPRIGFLSAHYCNHTIGRLNLGMIELLPKSEFEVSVVALRHHDDDFSRRFKRAAESYVEVPRAPEAARRMIAELDLDILIFSDIGMDALTQTLCYSRMAPIQATTWGHPDTTGSPHIDYFISTALAEPIDADGHYSEQLVRLPTMGVYYYRPQCEGPSRSREYFGLSPGRHLYLCPQTLFKFHPEYDAVIRGILQADPLGELVVIEGRVPVWTKALLARWQQTLEDTLPRVRFIPAVAQPDFLQLLSLGDVMLDPFPFGGGNTTYEALAMGTPVVTSRAQFLRGRLALGMYHRMGMEDLIADSLEHYVETAVWLATDGDYRHAMRQAIVDTRDVLFENSQDVVDVAEMLRRWCS; encoded by the coding sequence TTGAAGAAATTTTCGCTGTCGAAGTTATTTCGGGCTCACGCAACCCCAAAGCTGTGTGGGCCCTCGCTGGCAGATGATGGCGAAAAGGAAATTTGGGTAGTACCCGCACCATCGCCTGAACACGAGTTGCGGGAAGCGGCCGGCCAGTCGTCGCTGAATTTCCTAAGCTATATCACGGAAGGCAAAATTGCTCATGAGCAAGGTCGCTTGGATGAAGCCTTAGAATTGTTTCAAAAAGCGGCTGCGCTTCAGCCCAGAAATGTGGAGGTGCACAATCTGCTGGGTAATTTACTGCAAGACTTGCACCAACAGAGTGCAGCTATTGCCTGCTACCAGCAAGCCATTGAATTGGAGCCTGACTACGCCCCTGCGCATCAGAATTTGGGTGTCATCTGTGCTGCGAACAACCAGCCCCACGAGGCGCTCAAGCACTACGAAGCCGCTCAGGCCAGCCAGCCGAGCCCAGTGAATCTGGTGTTGGGCGCGACCATGCTGCCGATCATGTATCAGTCTCAGGAGCAGGTCGACTATTGGCGTGAGCGCCTGGAAAAACGAGTAGCGGCACTGGCCGATTCCGGCGTGAAGGTGGATACTAGCCGGTCGATGATTCCCAGCAGTTTCAACTTTGCTTACCACGGTCGAAATGATCGTCCCGTCATGCAGAATTTGGCCCGCATCTATCACGGGGTTCAGAGTTGTCCGGCCGCCATGGGTACAAACTGGCGGCCCCAGCGATCGCGACCACGTATCGGATTCTTGTCGGCACACTACTGCAATCACACGATTGGGCGGCTGAATTTAGGGATGATCGAACTACTGCCAAAATCAGAGTTTGAAGTCTCTGTCGTCGCTCTGCGTCATCATGACGACGATTTCTCGCGGCGATTTAAACGCGCCGCCGAGAGCTACGTGGAGGTGCCGCGTGCCCCGGAAGCGGCCAGACGAATGATTGCCGAGTTGGATTTGGATATTCTGATTTTTTCTGACATTGGAATGGATGCGCTAACTCAAACTCTGTGTTATTCGCGTATGGCACCGATTCAAGCCACTACCTGGGGACATCCTGATACTACCGGCAGTCCACACATCGACTACTTCATTTCGACAGCGTTGGCTGAACCAATCGATGCCGACGGGCACTACAGCGAGCAATTGGTCAGGCTGCCGACGATGGGAGTCTATTATTATCGCCCGCAATGTGAAGGACCATCGCGCAGCCGCGAGTATTTTGGACTGAGCCCGGGTCGCCATTTATACTTGTGTCCGCAGACCTTATTTAAGTTCCATCCGGAATACGATGCGGTGATTCGTGGGATTTTACAGGCAGATCCGCTTGGCGAGCTGGTTGTGATCGAAGGCCGCGTACCCGTTTGGACCAAAGCGCTGTTGGCCCGATGGCAGCAGACTTTGGAAGATACATTGCCCCGCGTGCGATTCATTCCGGCCGTTGCTCAGCCGGATTTCCTGCAACTGCTCAGCCTGGGAGACGTCATGCTAGACCCCTTTCCCTTTGGCGGTGGCAATACGACCTACGAAGCTCTGGCCATGGGCACGCCGGTTGTCACCAGCCGAGCGCAGTTTCTGCGAGGGCGTTTGGCGCTGGGTATGTACCACCGCATGGGTATGGAAGATTTGATTGCCGACAGTCTGGAGCATTATGTGGAAACCGCCGTTTGGCTTGCCACGGATGGCGACTATCGGCATGCCATGCGACAAGCCATCGTTGATACGCGCGACGTACTTTTTGAAAACTCTCAAGACGTGGTAGATGTTGCCGAGATGCTACGCCGGTGGTGCTCCTGA
- a CDS encoding SMC-Scp complex subunit ScpB, translating to MKRKQSIAPNPAQPLSDIAASLPVEPVSASTSDLDRLARSFADDFDVFDDQSDGSVSLEELSQSYAQILSNPSSHGSTAQQQVASLADDGQDPDSTANDSAGKAEQAANSESAGAVGVPEDTSNDRYCAVTPLNIVEAVLLVGRPDSGPITATEIAALMRGVTEAEVDQLVVQLNQGYAADQRAFYVASVGGGYRLQVAEDLNYLRQQMMGPARPVRLNQQAIDCLALVSYQPGISREKLDSQIGKPCGGVLNQLVRRQLLEMRREKAGNQLQPHYYPTPRLLELAGLESLDDLPTAEEWSQPG from the coding sequence ATGAAGCGCAAGCAATCTATTGCTCCCAACCCAGCACAGCCGTTGTCAGATATCGCGGCGTCTTTACCGGTTGAGCCAGTCAGCGCATCGACCAGCGATCTGGATCGACTGGCTCGTAGTTTTGCAGATGATTTCGACGTTTTTGATGATCAGTCGGATGGCTCGGTGTCACTGGAGGAGCTGAGCCAATCGTATGCTCAAATATTGTCGAACCCCTCCAGCCATGGATCGACAGCCCAACAGCAGGTTGCCAGCTTAGCCGACGATGGGCAAGATCCAGACAGCACTGCAAACGATTCCGCCGGCAAGGCGGAACAAGCTGCAAATTCCGAGTCGGCGGGTGCGGTTGGGGTGCCAGAGGATACAAGTAATGATCGCTATTGTGCGGTCACCCCGCTGAATATTGTAGAAGCGGTTCTGCTGGTGGGCCGGCCCGATAGCGGACCAATCACGGCCACCGAGATCGCGGCGCTGATGCGCGGTGTGACCGAGGCCGAAGTGGATCAACTGGTGGTCCAATTGAATCAAGGGTACGCTGCCGATCAGCGCGCATTCTATGTAGCCAGTGTGGGAGGTGGATACCGATTGCAAGTAGCCGAGGACCTGAATTATCTGCGCCAACAAATGATGGGACCAGCGCGGCCCGTGCGACTCAATCAACAAGCCATCGACTGTCTGGCACTGGTCAGTTATCAGCCGGGCATTAGCCGCGAAAAACTGGATTCGCAAATCGGTAAACCCTGTGGCGGCGTACTGAATCAATTGGTCCGCAGGCAGTTACTGGAAATGCGTCGCGAAAAGGCTGGCAATCAATTGCAACCGCATTACTATCCGACGCCGCGATTGTTGGAGCTGGCCGGCTTGGAATCGTTAGACGATTTGCCGACTGCCGAAGAATGGTCGCAACCAGGGTAA
- a CDS encoding class I SAM-dependent methyltransferase, with product MPQKSTTAVTGARVVLERVVDADSGDVFSIVQADQTGHLTTHPVPNDLNRYYSASYHGDRHGFTARYCDWRRLRIVRSWLASASPKWLDVGCGDGTLIDSARRQRWSVYGVERFPELARKRGLTVFGSLDEAGAEGPFDCVTLWHVLEHLTEPQQDLETIHSLLKPGGVLIIAVPDAGSWVARWFGRHWLHWDVPRHLHHFSARSLGGLLATAGFEAQQLRRSEYEYDLLGFAQSTLNWLGFAPNTFFKLLTKRRVQQPTWLKLTNFVLGGWLCAVAAIPVGLCGLRGHGGTLIFFARRRDL from the coding sequence GTGCCACAGAAATCTACGACTGCTGTTACCGGCGCGCGTGTCGTACTTGAGAGAGTCGTCGATGCCGACAGCGGTGACGTTTTTTCGATTGTTCAAGCGGACCAGACAGGGCATCTGACCACGCACCCAGTGCCAAATGACTTGAATCGTTACTACTCGGCCAGCTATCACGGAGATCGCCATGGATTTACCGCACGCTACTGTGATTGGCGTCGCTTGCGCATCGTCCGAAGCTGGCTGGCAAGTGCGTCACCGAAATGGTTGGATGTCGGCTGCGGCGATGGAACGTTGATTGATTCGGCGCGTCGCCAGCGGTGGTCGGTATATGGCGTCGAGCGGTTTCCAGAACTGGCGCGCAAGCGCGGGTTAACGGTCTTTGGAAGTCTAGATGAGGCTGGGGCTGAAGGTCCATTCGATTGTGTGACGCTCTGGCATGTCCTGGAACATCTAACTGAGCCACAGCAGGACTTAGAGACAATTCATTCTCTGCTGAAACCCGGCGGCGTTCTCATCATTGCAGTCCCGGACGCCGGGAGCTGGGTGGCGCGTTGGTTTGGCCGGCATTGGCTGCACTGGGACGTCCCGCGCCATCTGCATCACTTTTCAGCCCGTAGTTTGGGTGGCTTGTTGGCGACGGCAGGATTTGAAGCGCAACAACTACGTCGCTCGGAATATGAATACGATCTGCTGGGGTTCGCGCAAAGCACCTTGAATTGGCTGGGGTTCGCTCCGAACACATTCTTCAAGCTGTTGACCAAACGCCGCGTCCAACAGCCCACCTGGTTAAAACTGACTAACTTTGTCTTAGGCGGCTGGCTGTGTGCGGTTGCCGCTATTCCAGTCGGCTTGTGCGGGTTGCGGGGCCACGGTGGGACACTTATTTTTTTTGCTCGACGCCGAGATCTGTAA
- a CDS encoding ABC transporter permease — translation MLFFRTLKLGVKSLWLHPLRSLLTVLGIFIGVASVIWLLAISEGISREAQRQIESLGADTIMIRSVKPPSEKMAVAGVTPYGLTREEFDMLVSTIPTITSAIPIREIRRQFQYQQRTVDGRLVGCTPEYADITRLTVDRGHFISDAENFNTANVCVLAARLAERLFPFEEPIGKRVYLPENQNYYLVVGVLKHRNASAAIGGSMEAQDFSNDMYIPIRTLQQRIGDIVVRRSAGTFEGEMLQLNQITVRVNHVDNVRSTAAIIENALAHHDSMQDVAVVVPLELLEQARTTRLMFMVFMGLVAAISLLVGGIGIMNIMLATVTERTREIGIRRALGAKQAHIISQFLVEAAVLSVVGGVTGILAGIFCRPAVVMARQFASKHYPEVMNSLPEVVRNLTPSIVLASIPIAFFISIAIGVVFGLFPAIRAAKMNPIEALRHE, via the coding sequence ATGCTGTTTTTCCGAACGTTGAAGTTAGGCGTCAAGAGCCTGTGGCTGCATCCGCTCAGATCGCTGTTAACGGTGCTGGGTATTTTCATTGGTGTGGCCAGCGTCATTTGGCTGTTGGCGATTAGTGAAGGCATTAGCCGCGAGGCACAGCGACAGATCGAAAGTCTGGGTGCCGACACGATCATGATCCGTTCGGTCAAGCCGCCCAGCGAAAAGATGGCTGTGGCCGGAGTCACTCCCTATGGGTTGACTCGCGAGGAGTTCGACATGCTGGTATCCACGATTCCAACCATCACCAGCGCGATTCCCATTCGTGAAATCCGGCGACAATTCCAATATCAACAACGAACCGTTGATGGGCGACTGGTCGGTTGCACTCCCGAGTACGCTGATATCACACGACTGACTGTTGATCGCGGGCATTTCATCAGCGATGCCGAAAACTTCAATACGGCCAATGTGTGCGTGCTGGCCGCTCGGTTGGCCGAGCGACTGTTTCCGTTTGAAGAGCCGATTGGCAAGCGTGTCTATCTGCCGGAGAATCAGAACTACTATCTGGTCGTGGGAGTGCTCAAGCATCGCAACGCCTCCGCCGCCATCGGTGGCTCAATGGAAGCTCAAGATTTCTCGAACGACATGTACATTCCCATACGTACTCTACAACAGCGTATCGGTGATATCGTTGTTCGTCGCAGCGCAGGGACGTTTGAGGGCGAAATGTTACAGCTCAATCAGATTACGGTCCGAGTCAATCACGTCGACAATGTCCGCAGCACAGCGGCAATTATCGAAAATGCACTGGCGCATCATGACAGCATGCAAGATGTGGCTGTGGTCGTGCCGTTGGAGTTGTTGGAACAAGCGCGCACCACACGGTTGATGTTCATGGTCTTCATGGGGCTGGTGGCTGCCATCAGCTTGTTGGTTGGCGGAATTGGCATCATGAATATTATGTTGGCAACCGTGACCGAACGGACTCGTGAAATTGGCATTCGTCGGGCGCTGGGGGCCAAGCAAGCGCACATCATCTCGCAGTTTTTAGTCGAAGCGGCCGTGTTAAGCGTGGTCGGCGGCGTCACCGGGATATTGGCTGGCATCTTCTGTCGCCCCGCCGTGGTGATGGCTCGTCAATTCGCCTCAAAGCATTATCCAGAGGTCATGAATTCACTGCCCGAGGTGGTCCGCAATCTCACGCCCAGCATTGTGCTGGCTTCGATTCCGATCGCCTTCTTCATTTCCATTGCGATTGGGGTCGTGTTTGGGCTGTTTCCGGCGATCCGGGCCGCCAAAATGAATCCCATCGAAGCTCTGCGGCATGAATAA
- a CDS encoding DUF1552 domain-containing protein: MLRRSISRRTTLKGIGTAIALPLLEAMEPRRLLGAQESAAAVRLAFLYAPNGKHMPDWLPHTEGYDYELPRTLQPLAGLKADFCVLSGLSHKKAEANGDGGGDHARALTTFLTGTQAKKTDGANIRAGISVDQVAARHLGQWTRLPSLEMGADAGAQSGNCDSGYSCAYSSNIAWMTETQPLAKEVSPALIFDRLFGSGRPGETAAAGQRRLRYSQSILDLASDDARRLYHRLGQSDKRKLDQYLTAVRELELRIAKAGSAPPVDQLPMSRPAGIPADYAEHLRLLADLLVLAFQTDSTRVASLVLANEGSNRSYGFLDIPEGHHDLSHHEGKAEKQAKIQKINQFHVTQLAYFLQRLKEVPERGGTLLDNCLIVYGSGIADGNAHAHNNLPILLAGSGAGAVRPGRHLAYPDGTPLTNLYLSMLGIIGISVDRLGDSTHALSDLA, from the coding sequence ATGTTGAGACGATCTATTTCCAGACGCACGACTCTCAAAGGAATTGGGACCGCCATCGCCTTGCCACTGCTGGAAGCGATGGAACCACGTCGGCTGTTGGGTGCTCAGGAATCGGCCGCCGCAGTCCGCTTGGCATTTCTGTATGCTCCGAACGGCAAACACATGCCCGATTGGTTACCACACACAGAGGGTTACGACTACGAACTGCCGCGCACTCTGCAGCCGCTGGCAGGTCTAAAGGCAGATTTCTGTGTGCTGAGCGGCCTATCGCACAAGAAAGCAGAAGCCAATGGAGATGGTGGTGGCGATCACGCTCGTGCGCTTACCACTTTTCTAACTGGCACTCAAGCCAAGAAGACCGACGGAGCAAACATTCGCGCCGGTATTTCAGTGGATCAGGTCGCCGCGCGTCACTTAGGACAATGGACACGCTTACCATCATTGGAGATGGGAGCCGACGCGGGCGCTCAGTCGGGTAATTGCGACTCAGGCTATAGCTGCGCCTATTCGTCGAACATCGCTTGGATGACCGAGACGCAACCCTTAGCCAAGGAAGTCAGCCCAGCATTAATCTTCGATCGGCTATTTGGCTCGGGACGGCCTGGCGAGACGGCTGCAGCCGGCCAGCGACGGTTGCGTTACAGCCAAAGCATACTCGATTTGGCGTCAGATGATGCTCGACGGCTGTACCACCGACTAGGACAATCCGACAAACGCAAACTGGATCAATACTTAACGGCGGTACGCGAGCTTGAGTTGCGAATCGCCAAAGCCGGTTCGGCACCGCCAGTCGATCAACTGCCCATGTCGCGACCGGCGGGAATTCCCGCTGACTATGCTGAGCATCTGCGACTGTTGGCCGATCTGTTAGTACTGGCCTTTCAGACAGACTCAACGCGCGTAGCTTCGCTGGTACTGGCCAATGAAGGCAGTAATCGAAGTTACGGATTCCTAGATATTCCCGAAGGTCATCACGATCTATCGCACCATGAAGGTAAGGCGGAGAAGCAAGCTAAGATTCAAAAGATCAATCAGTTTCATGTGACCCAGCTGGCCTATTTTCTTCAGCGACTGAAAGAAGTGCCCGAGCGTGGCGGCACACTTCTGGACAATTGCTTGATCGTGTATGGCAGTGGAATCGCAGACGGCAATGCTCACGCTCATAACAATTTGCCCATCTTGTTGGCTGGCTCAGGCGCAGGAGCCGTACGACCAGGCCGTCATCTAGCCTATCCCGACGGTACGCCGCTAACCAATCTGTACCTGAGTATGCTAGGCATCATTGGTATCTCCGTAGACCGGCTGGGTGATAGCACTCATGCACTGTCGGATCTCGCATAA
- a CDS encoding ABC transporter ATP-binding protein codes for MKTACSIRDLKKEYVLKGETVRALRGVSFDVPEGDYVAIMGPSGSGKSTLLNLLGCLDQPTSGQLLLGTDNVATMTDNQLAEIRSRRIGFVFQSYNLIQQLTVVENIEVPLYYQGRLGAEQRRRCVELARRVGLEDRLSHRPTQLSGGQQQRVAIARSLVNDPYFILADEATGNLDSRTTAEILALFDELNGEGRTIIMVTHEDEVACRAKRVVRLRDGLLQSDVTNDPGQRQAAARRAYMESLTAAQLAEQATVANTSSPAATTASVQALNKNSVENG; via the coding sequence ATGAAGACTGCATGTTCGATTCGCGACTTGAAGAAAGAGTACGTGCTCAAGGGCGAGACCGTGCGGGCGCTGCGCGGCGTGTCGTTTGACGTGCCCGAGGGCGACTATGTGGCCATCATGGGGCCGTCCGGTTCGGGTAAGAGTACCCTCTTGAATCTACTGGGATGTCTGGACCAACCCACTTCTGGCCAGTTGTTGTTGGGCACCGATAATGTGGCCACCATGACCGATAACCAGTTGGCAGAAATCCGTTCGCGACGCATCGGTTTCGTGTTTCAATCGTACAACTTGATCCAACAATTGACCGTCGTCGAAAACATCGAAGTGCCGTTGTACTATCAGGGACGGCTAGGCGCTGAGCAGCGTCGGCGCTGTGTCGAACTGGCGCGGCGAGTGGGCTTGGAGGATCGTTTAAGCCACCGGCCCACGCAACTGTCTGGAGGTCAACAGCAGCGAGTCGCCATCGCACGCAGCTTGGTGAACGATCCCTATTTCATCCTAGCCGACGAGGCGACTGGAAATCTAGACTCGCGCACGACAGCGGAGATTCTAGCGCTGTTCGATGAGCTGAATGGCGAAGGAAGGACCATCATCATGGTCACACACGAAGACGAAGTTGCCTGTCGCGCCAAACGTGTGGTGCGCTTGCGCGACGGATTGTTGCAATCCGACGTCACCAATGATCCTGGGCAGCGTCAGGCAGCCGCCCGGCGAGCTTACATGGAAAGCTTGACCGCCGCACAACTCGCCGAACAGGCAACAGTCGCCAACACCTCCAGCCCAGCCGCAACGACCGCTTCCGTGCAGGCCTTGAACAAGAATTCGGTTGAGAACGGATAA
- a CDS encoding TIGR03032 family protein, translating into MDSPVNSAGGHRDSPVDPEKTNVAAPLQREVEYTHTSNFAAVLEQLGVSLLVSTYQAGKLISIGTHQGQLAFAFHNFEQVMGVAVAPDRLAVGTRRQIYFLNSAQDLAPRIEPSGTYDSCWLSRMSFITGSIHVHDLAWGSDGLWVVNTLFSSLCTLSNQYNFVPRWQPPFISQLVDQDRCHLNGLAMESGQPRFVTVLGQTDQPAGWRDNKVSGGAILEVPSGRVVSRELCMPHSPRVHDGQLFVLNSGRGELVWIDRRCGQSRSIAQLPGYTRGLAFAGGLAFIGLSRIRETNIFGGLPIGQHAEELKCGVGVIDIATGRTVATLQFRSGVEEIFAVEVISGSRNPKAVWALAGR; encoded by the coding sequence ATGGATTCCCCAGTTAACTCGGCCGGCGGTCACAGAGACTCCCCCGTCGACCCAGAGAAGACTAACGTCGCGGCTCCGTTGCAGCGGGAGGTCGAATATACGCATACCAGCAACTTTGCAGCGGTGCTTGAGCAATTGGGTGTATCGCTGTTGGTGTCGACTTACCAAGCTGGCAAGCTGATTTCGATTGGTACTCATCAAGGACAGTTGGCTTTTGCGTTCCACAATTTCGAGCAAGTGATGGGAGTGGCTGTCGCCCCAGATCGCCTTGCTGTGGGGACGCGCCGACAGATTTATTTTCTGAATTCTGCTCAGGATTTGGCACCGCGCATTGAACCTTCAGGAACCTATGACAGTTGCTGGCTATCGCGGATGTCTTTTATCACCGGTAGCATTCATGTTCACGACCTGGCTTGGGGCAGCGATGGATTGTGGGTCGTCAATACGCTGTTCTCCAGCCTCTGTACGCTCAGCAACCAATATAATTTTGTGCCGCGCTGGCAACCACCGTTCATTTCGCAGTTGGTCGATCAGGATCGCTGCCACCTCAATGGCCTGGCGATGGAATCTGGACAGCCTCGATTTGTTACCGTGCTAGGCCAGACCGATCAACCGGCGGGTTGGCGCGACAATAAAGTCAGTGGTGGCGCGATTCTGGAGGTGCCCAGCGGTCGGGTCGTATCGCGGGAGTTATGTATGCCACACTCGCCGCGTGTCCACGACGGGCAATTGTTCGTACTGAACTCAGGGCGAGGCGAACTGGTGTGGATCGACAGACGCTGCGGGCAGTCTCGTTCCATTGCCCAGTTGCCCGGTTACACGCGCGGACTGGCATTCGCCGGTGGCCTAGCCTTTATCGGGCTGTCGCGCATTCGCGAGACCAATATTTTCGGCGGTTTGCCGATTGGCCAGCATGCTGAAGAATTGAAATGTGGTGTAGGAGTGATCGATATAGCGACTGGCCGGACTGTGGCTACTCTGCAATTTCGATCCGGCGTTGAAGAAATTTTCGCTGTCGAAGTTATTTCGGGCTCACGCAACCCCAAAGCTGTGTGGGCCCTCGCTGGCAGATGA
- a CDS encoding biotin/lipoyl-binding protein, whose product MSAIKSLRRNSHHGRGLIWLIGLVAVVSLSFYAWRQFSGNASGTSLKEQPLTVAAVKAPFDHVVLEQGEIESSSNIDVINEVKSRGSTGTAILWVIEEGAFVKKGDKLIELDSSALEDELKRQRITVSSAEAQVISSQATVRTNEIALQEYLNGTYQSERKAILSEIAVAEQQLRNAELNLDSARRLAAKGMLKGLQIEAEEFSVSNARNVLESAQARLSVLDNLTKEKNRVQLESDIESARAKLSSDQNVLSEEQSKQNEIEDQIRKCNIKSPSDGIVVYYNQRSGRGGSEFIVEPGAIVRERQAIIRLPDPTKMQVKALINESRVVRISAGMPAKIRVSAFSQELLARVLRVNKYAEPGSWFSSSVKQYAAYLEILDPPEAIRTGMSAEVRIFVEQLPDALQIPVHGIYEYRDHHFCLVKRGQQWETREIQIGATNEKMVTILAGLAEKDEVALNPRNFLSLMTLPVLEDPSQKVELAKFTNRELPSGSSAESTVSPESQSPANGQPISSERRGPPGDGSQRREGTGSGQSREEPGRSGPPGGAEAGGQRRERPGQDR is encoded by the coding sequence GTGTCTGCAATCAAATCACTCAGGCGAAATTCCCACCACGGTCGCGGCCTGATTTGGCTAATTGGTTTAGTGGCCGTGGTGTCATTGAGCTTCTACGCTTGGCGTCAATTTAGCGGGAACGCTAGCGGAACGTCACTCAAAGAGCAGCCTTTGACGGTCGCTGCCGTCAAAGCGCCGTTTGATCATGTTGTGCTGGAACAAGGCGAGATTGAGAGCAGCTCGAATATCGATGTGATCAATGAAGTCAAATCGCGGGGCAGTACCGGTACCGCTATTCTGTGGGTCATCGAAGAAGGGGCTTTTGTCAAGAAAGGTGACAAGCTGATTGAACTCGATTCTTCCGCTCTGGAAGACGAACTCAAACGACAGCGCATCACGGTCTCCAGCGCCGAGGCGCAAGTCATTAGTAGCCAGGCTACCGTACGCACCAACGAGATTGCCCTGCAGGAGTACCTCAACGGCACCTATCAATCCGAACGTAAGGCCATTTTGTCTGAGATTGCAGTGGCCGAGCAACAACTGCGTAACGCCGAACTGAATTTGGATAGTGCTCGTCGATTGGCTGCTAAGGGTATGTTAAAAGGTTTGCAAATCGAAGCGGAAGAGTTCTCGGTGTCCAATGCTCGCAATGTCTTGGAATCGGCCCAAGCCAGGCTGTCGGTGCTTGACAATCTGACCAAAGAAAAGAATCGCGTGCAGTTGGAAAGCGATATCGAATCTGCGCGCGCCAAGCTCAGTTCCGACCAAAATGTGTTGAGCGAGGAGCAATCCAAACAGAATGAGATTGAGGACCAGATTCGCAAGTGCAACATCAAGTCGCCCTCAGATGGTATCGTGGTATATTACAACCAGCGTAGTGGTCGAGGTGGAAGCGAGTTTATCGTTGAACCCGGTGCGATTGTTCGCGAGCGGCAAGCAATAATTCGCTTACCAGATCCTACCAAGATGCAGGTCAAGGCGCTGATCAATGAATCGCGAGTCGTGCGCATCTCTGCCGGAATGCCGGCCAAAATCCGCGTCAGCGCGTTTTCCCAGGAACTGCTGGCACGCGTGTTACGAGTCAACAAATATGCCGAGCCGGGCAGTTGGTTTAGCTCGTCGGTAAAGCAATATGCAGCCTACCTGGAGATACTTGACCCACCAGAGGCTATTCGCACTGGTATGTCGGCAGAAGTGCGTATTTTCGTGGAGCAATTGCCCGATGCATTGCAGATTCCGGTGCACGGAATTTATGAGTATCGCGACCATCATTTCTGTCTGGTCAAACGCGGCCAGCAGTGGGAGACACGTGAGATTCAGATCGGTGCTACCAATGAAAAAATGGTGACCATCCTGGCGGGATTGGCGGAAAAGGATGAGGTCGCCTTGAATCCACGCAACTTTCTATCGCTGATGACGCTGCCGGTTTTGGAAGACCCAAGTCAAAAGGTGGAATTGGCCAAGTTCACGAACCGCGAACTGCCATCTGGTTCGTCAGCAGAATCAACTGTATCGCCCGAGTCCCAGTCGCCGGCCAATGGTCAGCCGATTTCATCGGAGCGTCGTGGACCTCCTGGCGATGGATCGCAGCGACGTGAAGGCACAGGCAGTGGCCAGTCGCGAGAGGAACCGGGGCGCAGTGGTCCTCCGGGAGGCGCTGAGGCAGGCGGCCAACGCCGCGAACGACCTGGGCAGGACCGATGA
- a CDS encoding glycosyltransferase family 2 protein has product MFQDKKVVVVMPAYNAARTLLQTYREVDRQLVDEIVLVDDASVDDTVRIAHELGLHVLQHPRNRGYGGNQKTCYTKALELGADIVVMLHPDYQYTPLLIPSMVPLIGNGLYDCVIASRILGGKARRSGMPLYKYVANRGLTFAQNLLMSSKLTEFHTGYRAFSKRILEELPLEENSDDFVFDNQMLAQIIRAGFQIGEVSCPTKYFAEASSINFRRSCIYGLGCLGTASLYRLSQWGVYQSPIFSPTGQRLRVPPQDV; this is encoded by the coding sequence ATGTTTCAAGATAAAAAGGTCGTCGTGGTTATGCCGGCCTACAATGCCGCTCGAACGTTGTTGCAGACGTACCGCGAGGTCGATCGGCAGTTGGTGGACGAAATTGTCTTGGTGGACGACGCTAGTGTGGACGATACGGTACGCATAGCTCATGAACTTGGTTTGCATGTTCTTCAGCATCCACGCAATCGCGGCTACGGTGGCAATCAAAAGACCTGTTACACCAAAGCGCTGGAGCTGGGTGCCGACATTGTGGTGATGTTGCACCCGGACTATCAGTACACGCCGCTGTTAATCCCTTCCATGGTGCCGCTGATTGGCAATGGACTTTACGACTGCGTCATCGCTAGCCGCATCCTGGGTGGAAAAGCGCGGCGCAGCGGAATGCCGCTATACAAGTATGTCGCCAATCGTGGACTAACCTTTGCTCAGAATTTGCTGATGAGTTCCAAACTCACCGAGTTTCATACCGGCTATCGTGCGTTTTCTAAACGGATTCTGGAGGAGCTGCCGCTGGAGGAGAACTCAGATGATTTCGTGTTCGACAATCAGATGTTGGCACAGATTATTCGGGCCGGATTCCAAATTGGAGAGGTCTCCTGTCCCACGAAGTACTTTGCTGAAGCCTCGTCGATCAATTTCCGTAGATCTTGCATCTATGGTCTTGGCTGCCTGGGTACCGCCAGTCTTTATCGACTGTCGCAATGGGGAGTCTATCAATCGCCAATCTTCAGTCCCACGGGCCAGCGGCTCAGAGTGCCACCACAGGACGTGTGA